DNA sequence from the bacterium genome:
ATAACGCGCGAAGGCAAGTGGTACGTCGCGCGGTGTATTGAGCTCGGCGTCGTGAGTCAGGGGACGACGGTCGAAGAAGCGCAGGCGAACCTAAAAGAAGCGGTTGACTTGTATATCGAAAGCTTCGGCGACGAGGATTTGCCCGAGGATTCGGGGCCCGCGCTTATGTATCAACTTGAGGTCGCGGTCGGTGTCTAAGCTACCCGTGTTGTCGGGTGCCGCCCTAATAAAACTATTGAAGAAAGCCGGTTTTGAGGAAGTGCGGCAGCGGGGGAGCCACGTTACCCTCAGGAAGGGGGAGTATAAAACCGTCGTTCCGCTCCACGCGGAGCT
Encoded proteins:
- a CDS encoding type II toxin-antitoxin system HicB family antitoxin, yielding MLRRYNAVITREGKWYVARCIELGVVSQGTTVEEAQANLKEAVDLYIESFGDEDLPEDSGPALMYQLEVAVGV
- a CDS encoding type II toxin-antitoxin system HicA family toxin; the protein is MSKLPVLSGAALIKLLKKAGFEEVRQRGSHVTLRKGEYKTVVPLHAELAPGTLLGIMKQCGLTRDDLTALLGK